A segment of the Williamwhitmania taraxaci genome:
AAAAAATCAGGGAATGAAGCGGAGGTTTTGGGGGTAACTGAGGTGTGTGAACAGTTTGGGTTAAGCTCTCCCATTAAATTTATTGATATTTTAGCTCTTTGGGGGGATGTTTCTGATAACATTCCTGGTGCCAAGGGTATTGGCGAAAAAACTGCGACCAAACTCATTGCTGAATTTGGTAGTGCTGAGGAGGTTATTGCTAATGCCGGTACGTTAAAGGGAAAAATTCAAGATATCGTAACGAGCCATGCCGATTCTATCCTTCTTTCAAAGACACTTGCTACGATAGATCTGAATGTTCCCATTGCACTCGAACTGGATTCCCTGGTTTTACAGCCAGCAAACAATCAAGAGTTAATCATGCTTTTTGAAGAGTTGGAGTTCCGTTCGATGCTTAAGGATTTAAGCCAAACACCAGTTCCGAAACTAGTACCTGCTGGAGTGCCAACCCAAGGCGATCTGTTCGATACGGGTTTATTTGCGTCCACAAGTTCCTATAAAACCATAGCCGATTTTTCTAAGAAATATCAACTTGTCGACAACGAAAATAATTTGATGTTGTTTTTGGATAAGTTAAAGTATGTAAATGCTTTTTGTTTCGATACCGAAACAACAAGTTTAGATGTTTTTAACTGTTCGCTGGTCGGCATTGCTTTTAGCTGGGAGGTAAATCATGGATACTTCGTTTATTTGCCCAAAGAATCGGTTGTCCGAGAGCGGTGGATGAAGGAACTCTCACTGTTTTTAACTTCTCCAAAAATCCTAAAAATTGGACAGAACCTAAAGTTTGATATAATGGTTCTGGCTCAAAATGGAATATCGGTGGCGGGACCGCTATTTGATACCATGATTGCTCACTACCTTCTCGATCCAGAATCGAGGCATGGAATGGATTTGCTTAGCGAGCGCTATTTGAACTATAAGCCAATTGGTATTACCGACTTGATTGGGAGTAAAGGTGTTTCTCAACTAAATATGAGCCAAGTATCTCCAGAGCGTGTTTCGGAGTATGCCTGTGAAGATGCAGATGTTACTTGGCAGCTCTATGAAATATTTAAAAGAGAAATAGAGGATAAGCAGTTGACTAAACTGTTTTACGATATTGAACTGCCCTTAGTGAGTGTTCTTGCCGAAATGGAGATGGCTGGTGTTCGCGTCGATATTTCTTCTTTAGAGGCTTATGGTATTGTTCTTAATGGACAACTTATTGATCTCGATAATGACATTAAAAGGCTTGCGGGTTTGCCCGACCTAAATATTAGTTCTCCGAAGCAGCTTGGATACGTTTTGTTCGATATTCTCAAGCTTGGCGACGGTTCCGATTCTGTTAAAAAGACAAAGAGTAAGCAGTATTCTACCAGCGAGGAAGTTCTTCAAAAGATGATTGGGCAGCATGAAATTGTCGGAAAAATTTTGGATTTTCGATCGCTTAAAAAATTGCTCTCGTCTTACATTGAGTCTATTCCGCAACTTATAAACAGCAAAACAGGTTTAATTCACAGTAATTTTAATCAGGCAGTAACCTCTACGGGCAGGTTGAGTTCAAATAATCCCAACCTTCAAAATATACCAGTTAGGGGAGAACGGGGTCGGGAAATACGCAAGGCGTTTATTCCGATAAACACTGAAAGTGTTCTGCTTTCCGCGGATTATTCTCAAATTGAACTGCGAATAATGGCCCATCTTTCCGGTGACCAAGGACTCATTGATGCATTTATTGCAGGGGAGGACATTCATACCGCGACTGCTGCTAAGATTTTTGGAATGCCGCTAAGTGAAGTTACACGCGATATGAGGTCGAAAGCAAAGACAGCAAACTTTGGTATTATCTATGGCATATCTTCTTTTGGGCTAAGCCAACGTCTAAATATTGGTCGGGCGGAGGCCAAGGCACTTATAGACGGGTACTTTAACTCGTATCCTGGTGTAAAGAGTTATATGGAAAACGTAGTTGCCAAGGCTAGAGAGACTGGCTTTGTGGACACTATTTTTGGTAGGAGGCGGTATCTGCCTGGAATTGGTTCCAACAACCAAATGATGCGAGGGTTGGCTGAACGAAATGCAATTAACGCCCCCATTCAGGGTTCGGCTGCAGATATTATAAAAATTGCAATGATTGCCATCCAGAAGGAAATTAAAGGATCGGATTTAGTGAGCAAAATGATTATGCAGGTTCACGATGAGTTGGTTTTTAATGTCCTCGAATCGGAGCTGGACGTGGTTCGACCGATGGTAACTTCCTGCATGCAGGATGCTGTTGCCCTTTCCGTTCCGCTGATTGTAGAGTCTGGAATAGGGAACACATGGCTCGATGCACATTAAAATAGTTTTAATTGATCCTAAATGATACCCATATCGGTGATGTAAGCAAAAAAATATTTATAATTGCAAAAGGGAATAATCTCTCCCGAACTTTTTTGGTTTTTTAATTAGTACTAACTTAAACCTGGTTGAACCTAATAGGTGCCAAAATGAAAGCGCAGAAGGACCTTAAAACAGAGAACAACTCAACTTCGATTGAATCTGATGAGTTGATGAGGCGAAAGCTTAAACCTGAGAAGAAAGAGAAAAATCAAAAACGCTCGATTTTTTCTGAAATAGAAGAGTTAGACGACCCTGAACTTACGTACAAACCGGAAGATGATTCTTTAGAGGATTATTTAGACGACGATGACGATGATTATGATGACGAAGGGGATTATGATGACGAAGGGGATGATGAGGATGATGATGACGGCGAAGATGATGATGACGACGATGATTTAGACGATCATCCGAAACGTTAAAATACTGGATATCAGAAATACTATACTAAGGGCGCTAATTGGCGCCCTTTTTTATTTTTCTTTCAGTTTTTTTTAATACTCCATTTTTTTATTAGCTTTCAGCGATGTGATCTCTACTACCATGAAACTCTTTCGTTGTTTTTTTGTAGGTTTTGTTTTTTATTTTGGATGTGCATGGAGCATTCAAGGAAAAGAGTTGTCGGTCAGCGATAGTGCTCCAGATACGGTTAAGGCGATCTACCAAAAGCTAACAGGAAAGCCTCGATTGCTACAATTATTGGAGTTAAGTAAACAAACACTCCAGAATAACCCACGTCTTAGCAAGCAGCTATCATCTCAAGCTATCTCTTTAGCCTTGGAGTTGGGTGCCAAAGAAGAACAGGGGTATGCTAACTTATACTTCGGAAATGCCTCTTTTTTTCTGGGTGATTATTTTAATGCTCAAGAATCGTTGAGCCGAAGCCTGTCTATTGCTCAAGGTCTCGGGAATCAAAGACTTTTGGTTGATGTCTACGATGCTTTTGGGACGGTTTACACTTCCACTGGTGATTTTCAGAAGGCATTGAAATACTTCAAGTCTGCCTTTCAAATTATTTTGCAAATTGACTTTCCCGAAGAGCGTTCCTCTATTATTCGAAAAATCGGGAATATCTATTTCCAGTTTGGGGATAACCAAAAGGCACTTGATTTTTATCTTGTTGCTCTTGAAACGAGCCGAAAGGGTAACGACCAAGAAGGAGTAAGCATGGCTTATAACAATATTGGGAGGATATTTACTGAGCAAGGAAAATATACAGAAGCCCTTGATTACTTCGACAAAGCCCTAAAAATCAAAAAACATGTTGGCTCCGAGATTTCCATTTCTAATACGCTACTTAATATTGGCCGAACCTATGAGAAGATGGCGAAATTTGGACTCGCCGAAAAATATTATCTAGAGGTACTTAAAACAAGGTCCCGGTTGGAGAACCCCGAAGGAGTCGCTAGCGCTCAGCAGTATTTATCGAGGGTTTATTTACAGTCGGCGAGAGCTCCTTTAGGCGAGAGGCTCCTTAAAAAATCAATACACTTAGCCGATTCTTTCGGTTTAGATGGCTTAAAAGTAAGTGGTTATCAACAGCTGGCCGAATATTATACTCGAAGTAACCGATATAAGGAAGCTTTAGATGCATTATTAAGCTACAATAAGGCCAAGGACAGTGTTTATAGCAATGAGAAGCGGCGATTCTTGGTTGAGGTCGATTCACGATATAAGTTTGAGTCATCCGAGTATCGTATTAAAATGCTCTCGAAGGAAGCTGCTTTAAAGGCAAGTGAATTAAAGGAAGCAAGATGGGTCGGGTACTTCTGGGCCATTCTTTTCTTATGTTTTGTTTTGGTTTCATATTTGCTTTTCCATAACTATCAGTTGAAAAGCAGCATTAATAAAAAGTTGGTATTAGAGATTGAAGAACGCAAAAAGGCCCAGCTCGAATTAGTGAGATACCAAATAGACCTTGAGCGCATTGTCGACGACAGAACAGCCCAACTTAAGGAAGCCAAGGATTGTGCCGAGCAGTCGGATAGGCTAAAATCTTCTTTTCTGGCTAATATTTCACACGAGGTAAGAACTCCTATGAATGCAATTGTAGGTTTTACATCATTTTTACTTGAACCTTCATTAGATAAAAAGAGCCAAACGGAAGCTCTCAGCCAGATTAAAGTAAACGGCGATATACTGCTATCGCTTTTAAACGACATTCTCGATATTTCTCTCATTGAAGTTGATCAACTAAAAATTGTTAACGGATATTTTAACATCGAACGATCCATTGAAGAGGTGGTGAGTCAGAAACAGTCTATTTCATCCCAATGGTTAAAGCCTGGCGTAGAATTGAAGTTTACTCCGGACACTCAGTTCGAGGGTATGCTCTTTGCCGACGAATCTAGGTTTCGGCAGATTCTTGGGAATTTATTGAGCAATGCTCTTAAATTTACCGACCAAGGGTATATTGAGATTGGCTATCGTGTAGAGCAATTGATGGTTGTGTTTTTTGTAAGGGATACTGGCATTGGTGTTCCCCGTGGGAACCAAAGAGCAATATTCGATAGGTTTTCGAAGTTTAACGCCTCTGAGGATCGATTTTATTCCGGCACTGGTATTGGTCTTAGTTTGTGTAAGGACATTGTTGGCCTTATGGATGGTAATATTTGGGTAGATTCCACACCTGGGAATGGAAGTACATTTTACTTCTCACTTCCGTTTACTGAGGAAATGTCCGGTAGTTCGAAACAAATGAAAGGAGAAAAGAAAATGGGCGGTTTGGGTCTCGACTTTTCAGGAAAGACTATTTTGGTTGCCGAGGATGTTGAATCAAATTTTTTATTAGTTAACGCTTTGCTTAAGAGCAGCGGTGCGCGAATCCTTTGGGCAAAAGATGGTTTGGAGGCAATAGATTTTTCTGTCAAGGATGAGATTAATCTCGTGCTAATGGATATACGGATGCCAAAGTTGGATGGAGTAGATGCAACAAAAAAAATAAAAGAGATGTTTCCAAATTTGCCAATTGTTATCCTCACTGCATTTAGTCATCAGGAAGAGATGAATCGATGCTACGATGCCGGTTGTTCTGCTTACCTGTTAAAGCCAATAAAAAAGGCCGAGTTGTACTCAGTTGTTGCCCGGCTGCTTTTGTAGTCTAAATCGACTTGTTTTTGACCTTTAATGCGACCATGCGTTGCCGAAGCCAAATAAAAAAGCCGATCGACAACGATCGGCTTTGTCTATAAGTTTTTTGTGTTACTCTACTTTACTTCCGTCGTAGGCCCACTTCAAGTAAGCTGCACCCCAAGTGAATCCGGCACCAAAGGTCGCCAAAATCAGGTTGTCGCCTTTCTTAAGTTGTTTTTCCCACTCCCAAAGGCAGAGCGGTAGTGTTGCGGAGGTAGTATTTCCGTAGCGCTCAATGTTAATCATCACTTTTTCCTTAGGTAGGTCCATCCTTTTTGCGGTGGCTTCGATAATTCGCATGTTGGCTTGATGGGGCACTAGCCAGGCAAGTGTCTCGGGCGTCAGGTTGTGCTTTTCCATCATTGCGGCAGCGGTATCTGCCATATTTGATACGGCAGCTTTGAAAACGGCCTGTCCCTCTTGATAAATAAAATGCTGTCTGCTGGCCACTGTCGCAGCACTTGCGGGATAGCATGATCCGCCTGCAGTTTGGTAGAGGTGTTTTCTTCCAGATCCATCTACCTGCATCATGGAGTCAATCATTCCAAGACCTTCGGTCGAAGGTTCCAGCATTACTGCTCCTCCACCATCTCCAAATATTGGGCAAGTGGCGCGATCGGTATAGTCTGTAATGGACGACATTTTGTCGGCGCCTACAACAATTATTTTCTTGTGCGAGCCCGATTCAATAAACTTGGTGGCGGTTACTAGTGCATACAAAAAACTGGAGCATCCTGCATTAATATCATAACCAAAGGCGTTTTTAATACCCACTTTATCGCAGATAATATTTGCCGTAGCCGGAAATTGCATGTCGGGAGTCACCGTTCCACATATTAACATGTCAATATCATCGGGTGATGTATTGGTTTTCTTGAGAAGTTGGAGTACTGCTTTGGTTCCCATTTCTGAAGTTCCGTTGCCTTCTCCTTTAAGAATTCTTCTCTCCTTAATTCCTATTCTGGTCATAATCCACTCGTCGGTGGTATCAACCATATGGCTTATTTCTTCGTTGGTAAGTATGTATTCTGGTACATACCCCCCAATTCCTGTGATTGCTGCAGTAATTTTTGCCATTAGCTCAAAGCCTCCTTAATTTTTACTACCAACCCGGCACTTATAACTTTTTGGGTTTGCAGAATCATGTTTTTGATGGCATTAGCATTGGATACTCCGTGACCTATAATTACAGGAGCATTCACCCCAAGTAGTGGGGTGCCGCCATAGTGCTCAAAGTTGAATCGTTCAAAAAATGTATCGGAGATGCCTCTTCGCTGAAGCAATGTATAGAATCCTTCAGCTTCTTTAAGAACAATATTTCCTGTGAAACCATCACATACCAATACATCTGCCGAATCTTCATCAAAGATACGATTTGCTTCTATATTTCCGATGAACCGGATACTCGTTGCCTCCTTAAGCATTTGGTGTGTGCTTTTCGCAACCAAATTTCCCTTATCGGCTTCCTCTCCAATGTTTAAAAGACCTACGGTGGGAGACGTTACACCAAAAACTTCTTTGGCGTAAATGCTTCCAAGTAGGGCGTACTGGTAGAGCACGTCGGGACTAGCGTCGGGATTAAGACCGGAGTCTATTAATAGACCTGTTTTCGTTTCACTGATAGGTAGGAACGAAGCGATGCCTGGTCGTATGATTCCGGGAATGGGCTTAATGGTGTACATTGCTCCAACAAGCATTGCGCCGGTACTTCCTGCGCTGGCAAAACCATCAAGGTCACCATTTGCCAGCATGCCAAACCCGACCGCAAGGGACGAATCCGGCTTTTGCTGAAATGCTTTTGTTGGGTGATCACCCATGTTAATCACCTGAGTTGTTCCAACGATGTCGAAATTGCTTGATGAAACTCCCTCTCGGAGAAGAATTTCATGGATTTGGCTTTCGTTGCCAATTAAGACAATTCTTACTTCGCTGTGAACTTCTCGATGGGCTTGAATCGCTCCTAAAACTGTGGCTTCAGGAGCAAAATCGCCACCCATGGCGTCAACACCAATTCTCATAGATTGCCAGTTATTAACAGGTCAATCGGGAGTTTAGGCTGTAACCTTTTTCTCGATAGCAAGTCTTCCTCTGTAGAATCCGCAATCTGGGCAAACTCTATGGTAAAGAACTGGTGAACCACAGTTGGAGCAAGTTGCAAGTGTTGGTGCAACTGCTTTGTAGTGTGTTCTGCGCTTATTTCTCCTCTGCTTGGAGATTTTGTGTTTTGGATGTGCCATGGTAAATCAATGTTTAGTTATCGCTTATGTTTGATTTCAGTTCATTCAACTTCTTTTTCCAATCATCTGCCCCTTCTGCTTTAGGCTCCTCTGTAACAGTAAACTGCTGAAGGCGTTTTAGCATGTCCGGATTGCATTGCGGCTTACCCTTTTTGTCGTTAGGATGTACGCGTCGGACAGGTAAACTTAAGCAGATCCAGTCGTAGAGCGGTTGCTTGATATCAAGTTCGCTTTCCGAGGGCAAGAGAAATACAAGGTCATCGTTTTCCGACTCGTTGTTTTCTCTCTCTGAAAATTTCACGTAGAGCGTTCCGTTGGCGTCGACCTTGGTGCTGAATGTTTCAAGACACCGATCGCAAATCACCTCTACTTCACCCAAAACGTGAACATCCAGTTTGATAAACGTTGAATTTTTTTCGAGTACAATGTTGGCTATAAGCGTGCCTTTGGTAATCTCTGATTCCTCAAAATCAGAAAAAAAACCGTCGGTAATCTCGAACTCCAACTCGTGCCTACCCGGCTTCAAACCCTTTATAGGGATTGAATAATCTGTTAGGTGACTCACTTTTTTCTCAAAAAAATATCGTGCAAAAGTATAAATTAAAACCAGAATAAAAAAATTATTCTATGTTTTGTAACTGTCAGACAAATAGGTGTGTTGCCCTAATTATTTTGCTTTACGCTTTCTTTCGTTCTCGTCGAGAATAATCTTTCGGATGCGAATTGATTTAGGCGTAAGCTCTACATATTCATCTTCCTGGATGTATTCCAATGCCTCTTCTAAGCTGAAAACGATTGGAGGTGGAAGGGTAACCTTCTCGTCGGTACCGGCGGCACGAACGTTGGTGAGTTTTTTCGGTTTGGTTACGTTAACTGCAAGATCGCCAACACGTGAGTGCTCGCCAATTACTTGTCCAACGTAAATTTCTTCGTGGTCGCCGATAAAAAATCTACCTCTGTCCTGAAGTTTGTTTAGGGAGTAGTCGTAGGCAATTCCTGTTTCGAGGGAAACCAACGAACCGGTAAGCCTTTTTTCTATTTCGCCTTTATAAGGTTGGTATCCGGTGAAGATATGGGCCATAACTGCTTCCCCTGCAGTTGCAGTTAGAAGGTTGTTTCTAAGGCCAATAATTCCACGGGAAGGGATTTCGAATTCAAGGTGCATCCGATCGCCTCTGCGCTCCATAACTTTAAGGTCGCCCTTACGCTTGGAAACCATTTCGATGGCTTTGCCCGAAACCTCTTCAGGTAAGTCGATGGTTAACTCTTCGAATGGTTCGCACTTAACGCCATCAATTTCCTTAATAATAACGCGTGGCTGACCAATCTGAATTTCGTATCCTTCACGGCGCATTGTCTCCAAAAGAATGGAAAGGTGAAGCACACCTCTACCAAATACCATGAATGCGTCGGCGCTTCCGGTTGCCTCAACACGAAGAGCTAGGTTTTTTTCTAGTTCCTTGTCGAGACGGTCTTTTAGGTGACGTGAGGTCACATATTTACCATCTCTTCCGAAGAATGGAGAGTTGTTGATTGTGAAGAGCATACTCATGGTAGGCTCATCGATGGCAATAGGGGTTAGTGGTTCTGGGTTTTCGAAATCGCAAATTGAATCGCCAATTTCGAAGCCTTCGATACCTACTACGGCTCCAATTTCGCCAGCTTCG
Coding sequences within it:
- the polA gene encoding DNA polymerase I — encoded protein: MKKKIFLLDAYALIYRSHYAFINRPITNSKGQITSAVFGFVKTLQELIKAEKPTHLAVAFDPAGLTFRSDIYPPYKAQRPATPEDIKWAVPVIKSILKAYNIPVVQVSGFEADDVIGTLAKRFADNDAEVFMYTPDKDYIQLVSDNIYLYKPKKSGNEAEVLGVTEVCEQFGLSSPIKFIDILALWGDVSDNIPGAKGIGEKTATKLIAEFGSAEEVIANAGTLKGKIQDIVTSHADSILLSKTLATIDLNVPIALELDSLVLQPANNQELIMLFEELEFRSMLKDLSQTPVPKLVPAGVPTQGDLFDTGLFASTSSYKTIADFSKKYQLVDNENNLMLFLDKLKYVNAFCFDTETTSLDVFNCSLVGIAFSWEVNHGYFVYLPKESVVRERWMKELSLFLTSPKILKIGQNLKFDIMVLAQNGISVAGPLFDTMIAHYLLDPESRHGMDLLSERYLNYKPIGITDLIGSKGVSQLNMSQVSPERVSEYACEDADVTWQLYEIFKREIEDKQLTKLFYDIELPLVSVLAEMEMAGVRVDISSLEAYGIVLNGQLIDLDNDIKRLAGLPDLNISSPKQLGYVLFDILKLGDGSDSVKKTKSKQYSTSEEVLQKMIGQHEIVGKILDFRSLKKLLSSYIESIPQLINSKTGLIHSNFNQAVTSTGRLSSNNPNLQNIPVRGERGREIRKAFIPINTESVLLSADYSQIELRIMAHLSGDQGLIDAFIAGEDIHTATAAKIFGMPLSEVTRDMRSKAKTANFGIIYGISSFGLSQRLNIGRAEAKALIDGYFNSYPGVKSYMENVVAKARETGFVDTIFGRRRYLPGIGSNNQMMRGLAERNAINAPIQGSAADIIKIAMIAIQKEIKGSDLVSKMIMQVHDELVFNVLESELDVVRPMVTSCMQDAVALSVPLIVESGIGNTWLDAH
- a CDS encoding tetratricopeptide repeat-containing hybrid sensor histidine kinase/response regulator; amino-acid sequence: MKLFRCFFVGFVFYFGCAWSIQGKELSVSDSAPDTVKAIYQKLTGKPRLLQLLELSKQTLQNNPRLSKQLSSQAISLALELGAKEEQGYANLYFGNASFFLGDYFNAQESLSRSLSIAQGLGNQRLLVDVYDAFGTVYTSTGDFQKALKYFKSAFQIILQIDFPEERSSIIRKIGNIYFQFGDNQKALDFYLVALETSRKGNDQEGVSMAYNNIGRIFTEQGKYTEALDYFDKALKIKKHVGSEISISNTLLNIGRTYEKMAKFGLAEKYYLEVLKTRSRLENPEGVASAQQYLSRVYLQSARAPLGERLLKKSIHLADSFGLDGLKVSGYQQLAEYYTRSNRYKEALDALLSYNKAKDSVYSNEKRRFLVEVDSRYKFESSEYRIKMLSKEAALKASELKEARWVGYFWAILFLCFVLVSYLLFHNYQLKSSINKKLVLEIEERKKAQLELVRYQIDLERIVDDRTAQLKEAKDCAEQSDRLKSSFLANISHEVRTPMNAIVGFTSFLLEPSLDKKSQTEALSQIKVNGDILLSLLNDILDISLIEVDQLKIVNGYFNIERSIEEVVSQKQSISSQWLKPGVELKFTPDTQFEGMLFADESRFRQILGNLLSNALKFTDQGYIEIGYRVEQLMVVFFVRDTGIGVPRGNQRAIFDRFSKFNASEDRFYSGTGIGLSLCKDIVGLMDGNIWVDSTPGNGSTFYFSLPFTEEMSGSSKQMKGEKKMGGLGLDFSGKTILVAEDVESNFLLVNALLKSSGARILWAKDGLEAIDFSVKDEINLVLMDIRMPKLDGVDATKKIKEMFPNLPIVILTAFSHQEEMNRCYDAGCSAYLLKPIKKAELYSVVARLLL
- a CDS encoding beta-ketoacyl-ACP synthase III, which gives rise to MAKITAAITGIGGYVPEYILTNEEISHMVDTTDEWIMTRIGIKERRILKGEGNGTSEMGTKAVLQLLKKTNTSPDDIDMLICGTVTPDMQFPATANIICDKVGIKNAFGYDINAGCSSFLYALVTATKFIESGSHKKIIVVGADKMSSITDYTDRATCPIFGDGGGAVMLEPSTEGLGMIDSMMQVDGSGRKHLYQTAGGSCYPASAATVASRQHFIYQEGQAVFKAAVSNMADTAAAMMEKHNLTPETLAWLVPHQANMRIIEATAKRMDLPKEKVMINIERYGNTTSATLPLCLWEWEKQLKKGDNLILATFGAGFTWGAAYLKWAYDGSKVE
- the plsX gene encoding phosphate acyltransferase PlsX; this translates as MRIGVDAMGGDFAPEATVLGAIQAHREVHSEVRIVLIGNESQIHEILLREGVSSSNFDIVGTTQVINMGDHPTKAFQQKPDSSLAVGFGMLANGDLDGFASAGSTGAMLVGAMYTIKPIPGIIRPGIASFLPISETKTGLLIDSGLNPDASPDVLYQYALLGSIYAKEVFGVTSPTVGLLNIGEEADKGNLVAKSTHQMLKEATSIRFIGNIEANRIFDEDSADVLVCDGFTGNIVLKEAEGFYTLLQRRGISDTFFERFNFEHYGGTPLLGVNAPVIIGHGVSNANAIKNMILQTQKVISAGLVVKIKEALS
- the rpmF gene encoding 50S ribosomal protein L32 translates to MAHPKHKISKQRRNKRRTHYKAVAPTLATCSNCGSPVLYHRVCPDCGFYRGRLAIEKKVTA
- a CDS encoding YceD family protein; the protein is MSHLTDYSIPIKGLKPGRHELEFEITDGFFSDFEESEITKGTLIANIVLEKNSTFIKLDVHVLGEVEVICDRCLETFSTKVDANGTLYVKFSERENNESENDDLVFLLPSESELDIKQPLYDWICLSLPVRRVHPNDKKGKPQCNPDMLKRLQQFTVTEEPKAEGADDWKKKLNELKSNISDN
- the typA gene encoding translational GTPase TypA, encoding MRELRNIAIIAHVDHGKTTLVDKMIFQAKLFRENEVHGDLILDSNDLERERGITILAKNVSVTYNDVKINIIDTPGHADFGGEVERVLNMADGVLLLVDAFEGTMPQTRFVLSKALSLGLKPIVVINKVDKPNCRPEEVQEQVFELMFNLHATEDQLDFPTIYGSAKNGWMATDWRNPGTDITPLLDAIVKHIPAPKAFQGTPQMLITSLDFSSYVGRIAVGKMHRGTLETGQIVALAKADGRIVRSKIKELYTFEGLGKAKTDKVEAGEIGAVVGIEGFEIGDSICDFENPEPLTPIAIDEPTMSMLFTINNSPFFGRDGKYVTSRHLKDRLDKELEKNLALRVEATGSADAFMVFGRGVLHLSILLETMRREGYEIQIGQPRVIIKEIDGVKCEPFEELTIDLPEEVSGKAIEMVSKRKGDLKVMERRGDRMHLEFEIPSRGIIGLRNNLLTATAGEAVMAHIFTGYQPYKGEIEKRLTGSLVSLETGIAYDYSLNKLQDRGRFFIGDHEEIYVGQVIGEHSRVGDLAVNVTKPKKLTNVRAAGTDEKVTLPPPIVFSLEEALEYIQEDEYVELTPKSIRIRKIILDENERKRKAK